Proteins from a genomic interval of Amycolatopsis sp. cg13:
- a CDS encoding catalase-related domain-containing protein: MCSEGAWQRLFENTAREIKGARKETVEWHIDICAKADPAYGAGVRKACEEIGAL; this comes from the coding sequence ATGTGCAGCGAGGGTGCGTGGCAGCGGCTTTTCGAAAACACGGCGCGAGAGATCAAGGGCGCGCGGAAGGAAACGGTCGAGTGGCATATCGACATCTGCGCCAAGGCGGATCCGGCTTACGGCGCCGGGGTGCGGAAGGCGTGCGAGGAGATCGGAGCCTTGTAA
- a CDS encoding MarR family winged helix-turn-helix transcriptional regulator: protein MPEHEPGLDRRLADAIERLGNGLRALSQRSARTQGLSPLQQQAVLSLSRHPAPRREVNALAAEFDVTTPTMSDAISALERKELLTRSPGSDGRRRLLTLTERGFEVAASLSAWDQQLVASLAAVPEADRATTLNTLLRVIADLQRGGAISVARVCTTCRFFGRNEHADPKAPHHCHLMRKPLELTELRTDCPEHMQTPA from the coding sequence ATGCCCGAGCACGAACCCGGCCTCGACCGCCGGCTGGCCGACGCCATCGAGCGGCTCGGGAACGGCCTGCGCGCGCTTTCCCAGCGCAGCGCCCGCACGCAGGGTCTTTCGCCGCTGCAACAACAGGCGGTGCTCTCGCTCTCCCGCCACCCCGCGCCGCGCCGCGAGGTGAACGCACTGGCCGCGGAATTCGACGTCACCACCCCGACGATGTCCGACGCGATCAGCGCGCTGGAACGCAAAGAACTCCTCACCCGCTCACCCGGTTCGGACGGCCGCCGCCGCCTGCTCACATTGACCGAACGCGGTTTTGAAGTCGCCGCCTCACTGTCGGCATGGGATCAGCAGCTGGTGGCGTCGCTGGCCGCGGTGCCGGAAGCGGATCGGGCCACGACACTGAATACTTTGTTGCGGGTGATCGCGGACCTGCAGCGCGGCGGTGCGATCAGCGTCGCCCGGGTGTGCACGACGTGCCGGTTCTTCGGGCGGAACGAGCATGCCGATCCGAAGGCTCCGCACCATTGTCACTTGATGCGGAAACCGTTGGAGTTGACGGAATTGCGCACTGACTGCCCGGAACACATGCAGACGCCCGCCTGA
- a CDS encoding aspartate aminotransferase family protein, with protein MDTQSAAARHLWMHFSRMGNYQDSPVPVITRGEGVHVWDDRGRRILDGLAGLFVVQAGHGRRELVEVAAQQANELAYFPIWGYATKPAAELAERLAHLAPGDLNRVFFTTGGGEAVESAWKVAKQYFKLTGKPGKHKVISRAVAYHGTPHGALAITGLPAMKKDFEPLAPGGFRVPNTNLYRHPEFAGDLEAFGRWAADRIEEAILFEGADTVAAVVLEPVQNSGGCLTPPPGYFERVREICDRHDVLLVADEVICAFGRHGTTFASEKFGLQPDLLTCAKGLSSGYSPIAALIASDRVMEPFLGAGVGFPHGYTFGGHPVSAAVALANLDLMEREGLNQRVLDNQDAFEATLGKLLDLPIVGDVRGDGYFWAVELVKDKATRETFNADERERLVRGFLPGALFDRGLYCRPDDRGDVVVQFAPPLIAGQAEFDEMEQILRDALLEAQKLV; from the coding sequence ATGGACACTCAGTCGGCAGCAGCCCGGCACCTGTGGATGCACTTCTCCCGCATGGGAAATTACCAGGACTCGCCGGTCCCGGTGATCACCCGTGGCGAGGGCGTGCACGTGTGGGACGACCGCGGCCGCCGCATCCTCGACGGGCTGGCTGGGCTTTTCGTCGTGCAGGCCGGACACGGTCGCCGCGAACTCGTGGAAGTCGCCGCACAGCAGGCGAACGAGCTAGCGTACTTCCCGATTTGGGGCTATGCCACGAAACCGGCGGCGGAACTGGCCGAACGGCTCGCGCATCTCGCGCCGGGCGACCTCAACCGCGTCTTCTTCACGACCGGCGGCGGCGAGGCGGTCGAGTCCGCGTGGAAGGTCGCGAAGCAGTACTTCAAGCTGACCGGAAAACCCGGCAAGCACAAGGTGATCAGCCGCGCGGTGGCCTACCACGGCACCCCGCACGGCGCGCTCGCGATCACCGGGCTGCCCGCGATGAAGAAGGACTTCGAACCGCTCGCGCCGGGCGGTTTCCGCGTGCCGAACACCAACCTGTACCGGCATCCGGAGTTCGCCGGCGACCTCGAGGCGTTCGGCCGCTGGGCCGCGGACCGGATCGAGGAAGCGATTCTGTTCGAGGGCGCGGACACGGTCGCCGCGGTGGTGCTCGAACCGGTGCAGAACTCCGGCGGCTGCCTCACCCCGCCGCCCGGGTACTTCGAACGGGTACGGGAAATCTGCGACCGGCACGACGTGCTCCTGGTCGCCGACGAGGTGATCTGCGCGTTCGGCCGGCACGGCACGACGTTCGCCAGCGAGAAGTTCGGCCTCCAGCCGGACCTGCTGACCTGCGCCAAGGGCCTGAGCTCCGGCTACAGCCCGATCGCCGCGCTGATCGCGTCGGACCGCGTGATGGAACCGTTCCTCGGCGCGGGAGTCGGCTTCCCGCACGGGTACACGTTCGGCGGTCACCCGGTTTCGGCCGCGGTCGCGCTCGCGAACCTCGACCTGATGGAGCGGGAGGGGCTCAACCAGCGCGTTCTGGACAATCAGGATGCGTTCGAAGCGACCCTGGGCAAGCTGCTTGACCTGCCGATCGTCGGCGACGTCCGCGGCGACGGCTATTTCTGGGCCGTCGAACTGGTCAAGGACAAGGCGACCCGCGAGACGTTCAACGCCGACGAGCGGGAACGCCTCGTCCGCGGCTTCCTGCCGGGCGCGCTGTTCGACCGCGGCCTCTACTGCCGTCCGGACGATCGGGGCGACGTGGTCGTCCAGTTCGCCCCGCCGCTGATCGCCGGGCAGGCGGAATTCGACGAAATGGAACAGATCCTTCGGGACGCGCTGCTCGAGGCGCAGAAACTCGTCTGA
- a CDS encoding CoA-acylating methylmalonate-semialdehyde dehydrogenase, which translates to MSDSVPTLSQWIAGGEAAGAPDGYGDVTNPATGKVTARVPLGSAADAEAAIAAAKAAFPAWRKTSLAKRSRVLFRFRELLDARASELAAIITAEHGKVLSDAAGEVARGLEVVEFACGIPQLLKGAATANASTDIDVTSLREPLGPVAIISPFNFPAMVPMWFFPIAIAAGNTVVLKPSEKVPTAANWLAELWREAGLPEGVFNVLHGNKTAVDALLHSPDIEAVSFVGSTPIAQYVYETGTANGKRVQALGGAKNHMVVLPDADLDLVADQAVSAGFGSAGERCMAVSVVVAVGDVADALVPRIADRAKTLVTGDGTRGCDMGPLVTEAAKDRVSGYIAAGAEAGATLVLDGREGEFDADGHGFFVGPTVFDNVRPDMPIYTDEIFGPVLSVVRVETFADAIELINAGPYGNGAAIFTNDGGAARRFSADVEAGMVGVNVPVPVPVAYHSFGGRKNSLFGDTHAHGGEGVHFFTRAKVVTTRWPGPEQGGLDLGFPQNV; encoded by the coding sequence ATGAGCGATTCCGTGCCGACGCTGTCCCAGTGGATCGCCGGCGGTGAGGCAGCAGGCGCACCGGACGGCTACGGGGACGTCACGAACCCGGCGACCGGGAAGGTCACCGCGCGCGTGCCGCTCGGGTCGGCCGCGGACGCCGAGGCCGCGATCGCCGCCGCGAAGGCCGCGTTCCCCGCCTGGCGCAAGACTTCCCTGGCGAAGCGCAGCCGGGTGCTGTTCCGGTTCCGAGAACTGCTCGACGCACGCGCATCCGAACTGGCCGCGATCATCACCGCCGAACACGGCAAGGTGCTCTCCGACGCGGCGGGCGAAGTCGCGCGCGGCCTGGAGGTCGTCGAATTCGCCTGCGGGATCCCGCAACTGCTCAAGGGCGCGGCGACGGCCAACGCGTCCACCGACATCGACGTCACCTCGCTGCGCGAGCCGCTCGGACCGGTCGCGATCATCTCGCCGTTCAACTTCCCCGCCATGGTCCCGATGTGGTTCTTCCCCATCGCGATCGCCGCCGGGAACACCGTCGTGCTGAAGCCGTCGGAGAAGGTGCCAACCGCCGCGAACTGGCTCGCCGAGCTGTGGCGCGAAGCCGGTCTGCCCGAAGGCGTATTCAACGTGTTGCACGGCAACAAAACCGCGGTCGACGCGCTGCTGCACAGCCCGGACATCGAGGCGGTTTCGTTCGTCGGTTCGACGCCGATCGCGCAGTACGTCTACGAGACCGGCACGGCGAACGGCAAGCGCGTCCAGGCGCTCGGCGGCGCGAAGAACCACATGGTGGTGCTGCCCGACGCTGACCTCGACCTGGTCGCCGACCAGGCAGTCAGCGCCGGTTTCGGGTCCGCGGGCGAACGCTGCATGGCGGTGTCGGTGGTGGTCGCGGTGGGCGACGTCGCCGACGCGCTGGTGCCGCGGATCGCCGACCGCGCCAAGACGCTGGTGACCGGCGACGGCACCCGCGGCTGCGACATGGGCCCGCTGGTCACCGAAGCGGCGAAGGACCGGGTGTCCGGCTACATCGCCGCCGGTGCCGAAGCAGGCGCGACGCTGGTGCTAGATGGCCGTGAGGGCGAATTCGACGCCGACGGCCACGGGTTCTTCGTCGGCCCCACCGTCTTCGACAACGTCCGCCCGGACATGCCGATCTACACCGACGAGATCTTCGGCCCGGTGCTTTCGGTCGTGCGCGTGGAGACGTTCGCCGATGCGATCGAGCTGATCAACGCCGGACCGTACGGCAACGGCGCGGCGATCTTCACCAACGACGGCGGCGCGGCCCGCCGGTTCTCCGCCGACGTCGAGGCGGGCATGGTCGGCGTGAACGTGCCGGTGCCGGTCCCGGTGGCCTACCACTCGTTCGGCGGCCGGAAGAACTCGCTGTTCGGCGACACCCACGCGCACGGCGGCGAAGGCGTGCACTTCTTCACCCGCGCCAAGGTCGTCACCACCCGCTGGCCGGGCCCCGAACAGGGCGGACTCGACCTCGGCTTCCCGCAGAACGTCTGA
- a CDS encoding PucR family transcriptional regulator: MHLTLRDVLELPVMAAGSPVVRSAADAVDVPVRSVHVSELSDVAGTLTSDVLVLSIGRAFTEPGFDAVAYVRSLRDAGAIGLVVEPGQHLKALPNALVQAARAARFPLVELRSTVRFIEVTEIVHARIVNAHYERLRLAERAHEAFSTVGSASQAPDAVLAHAADLIGLPVVLEDRTHRALAFAGVGSAESLLRDWPARSRRVPFSAATEVGGPESWMCTPVGPPRERWGRLVVPARSAEQPAAWMVLERAAEALTVGKLLERSPLSVEIEAQGDLLRDLLHGADEGSVRARARALGLASAAYYAVLVCRPARAGQERALLDAVLTSDGIGGVLAEGRVAAVFPCSSVAAEKALLERVVAGVPAGLAAAFGAAGPVRRLGELPAALQEAVHVADVESPGAPGLRRAGDLGVRGLLWWLREHPRLHEFTEAQLRPLLTLPEPRAGRAFATLRAFVESGYSMTAFAKAVNLSRPAAYSRLATVERLLGVDLSDPDTRLSLHLAVLAHGHRDSAPGTPAQ, from the coding sequence GTGCACCTGACCCTCCGAGACGTCCTCGAGCTGCCCGTGATGGCCGCCGGCTCGCCGGTCGTGCGCTCGGCGGCGGACGCGGTCGACGTGCCGGTGCGATCGGTGCACGTGAGCGAGCTGAGCGACGTCGCCGGGACGCTGACCAGCGACGTTCTGGTGCTCTCCATCGGGCGGGCGTTCACCGAGCCGGGCTTCGACGCGGTGGCCTACGTACGGTCGCTGCGGGACGCCGGTGCGATCGGGCTGGTCGTCGAGCCGGGCCAGCATCTGAAGGCGCTGCCGAATGCTCTGGTGCAGGCCGCTCGCGCCGCGCGGTTTCCGCTGGTGGAACTGCGCAGCACGGTCCGCTTCATCGAGGTGACCGAGATCGTGCACGCCCGGATCGTCAACGCGCATTACGAGCGGTTGCGGCTGGCCGAGCGCGCGCACGAGGCGTTCAGCACGGTCGGTTCGGCTTCGCAGGCGCCGGACGCGGTCCTCGCGCACGCGGCGGACTTGATCGGGCTGCCGGTCGTGTTGGAGGACCGGACGCATCGAGCGCTCGCGTTCGCTGGCGTCGGTTCGGCGGAGTCTTTGCTGCGCGATTGGCCAGCACGGTCTCGACGAGTGCCGTTTTCGGCCGCGACCGAGGTCGGTGGTCCGGAGAGCTGGATGTGCACGCCGGTCGGTCCGCCGCGCGAACGCTGGGGTCGACTGGTCGTGCCCGCGCGATCGGCGGAGCAGCCGGCCGCGTGGATGGTGCTTGAACGCGCGGCCGAGGCGTTGACCGTCGGGAAGTTGCTGGAGCGCTCGCCGCTGTCGGTGGAAATCGAGGCACAGGGCGATTTGCTGCGGGATCTGTTGCACGGCGCGGACGAGGGGTCGGTCCGCGCGCGGGCCCGGGCGTTAGGACTGGCGTCGGCGGCGTACTACGCGGTGCTGGTGTGCCGCCCGGCTCGGGCCGGGCAGGAGCGGGCGCTGCTGGACGCGGTGCTGACCAGCGACGGGATCGGCGGCGTGCTGGCCGAGGGACGAGTGGCCGCGGTCTTCCCGTGTTCTTCGGTGGCTGCGGAGAAAGCTCTGCTGGAGCGGGTGGTCGCCGGTGTTCCAGCAGGCTTGGCGGCGGCTTTCGGGGCGGCTGGGCCGGTGCGTCGGCTCGGTGAGCTACCGGCCGCGCTGCAGGAGGCGGTGCATGTCGCGGACGTCGAATCGCCTGGCGCACCTGGACTTCGGCGGGCTGGTGACTTGGGGGTGCGCGGGTTGTTGTGGTGGTTGCGGGAGCATCCGCGGCTGCATGAGTTCACTGAGGCGCAGTTGCGGCCGTTGCTGACGTTGCCGGAGCCGCGTGCTGGCCGGGCGTTCGCGACGTTGCGGGCGTTTGTCGAATCGGGTTATTCGATGACTGCGTTCGCGAAGGCGGTGAATTTGAGCCGTCCGGCGGCGTATTCGCGGTTGGCGACGGTGGAGCGGTTGCTGGGGGTAGATCTGTCCGATCCGGACACTCGGCTTTCGTTGCACCTGGCGGTTTTGGCGCATGGGCACCGGGATTCAGCTCCCGGCACCCCAGCGCAGTGA
- a CDS encoding GntR family transcriptional regulator, with protein MARYRAIAADLAAKIRAGEYAPGKALPPQRELSASYGVTLMTLRQALRELSDEALIVQQPGRGTFVAPTPASYQLGSLRSFTEDLRDQGYVVRTEVVSQSVRRLPARVAARLQARSSDPGLRLERVREFGGRRAIHQVSWVAPPHGERLRDTDFTTVSLYSALSELDVVVDRAAETIRPDALDDKLARLLDEPVTTPVLVSERTTSTPDGTIVVIDRATILGSMMHISTERAADRLSLRWGAGS; from the coding sequence ATGGCCCGATACCGAGCGATCGCCGCGGATCTCGCCGCGAAGATCCGCGCCGGGGAGTACGCGCCCGGCAAGGCCCTGCCACCGCAGCGGGAGCTCAGCGCGTCCTATGGCGTCACGCTCATGACGCTCCGGCAGGCGCTGCGCGAACTCAGCGACGAAGCCCTGATCGTGCAACAACCCGGCCGCGGCACCTTCGTGGCGCCGACACCGGCCTCGTACCAGCTGGGCTCCCTGCGCAGCTTCACCGAGGACCTGCGCGATCAGGGTTACGTCGTGCGCACCGAAGTCGTCAGCCAGTCCGTCCGGCGGCTGCCCGCTCGCGTCGCGGCTCGACTGCAAGCCCGGTCCTCCGATCCCGGCCTGCGGCTGGAGCGCGTACGCGAGTTCGGCGGCCGCCGGGCGATCCATCAGGTGTCGTGGGTCGCTCCCCCGCACGGAGAACGCTTACGAGACACGGACTTCACCACAGTCTCGCTCTATAGTGCACTGTCCGAACTGGACGTCGTGGTCGATAGGGCCGCCGAAACCATCCGCCCGGACGCCCTCGACGACAAGCTCGCCCGCCTCCTCGACGAACCGGTCACCACCCCGGTCCTGGTCAGCGAGCGCACCACCAGCACCCCGGACGGCACCATCGTCGTCATCGACCGCGCGACCATTCTCGGCAGCATGATGCACATCAGCACTGAACGCGCCGCCGACCGCCTGTCACTGCGCTGGGGTGCCGGGAGCTGA
- the trpA gene encoding tryptophan synthase subunit alpha: MKTDRKILMPYITGGVTPQWTDYLPAMAEAGADAIEVGIPFSDPTLDGVTIQEASNVSLANGTTPQSVLNELSETTVDVPIIVSTYANLAVRKGFCADLKAAGVEGLIVPDLPLEEMPAIEEGIDLALLVSPATPPERAQEIVARSRGFVYAVSSMSTTGERDHLPASAIDLATRLKDATGLPVLVGFGISQPAHAAEAARVADGVIVGAAIMRRVLDGAGPARVGEYVATLRAALD; encoded by the coding sequence ATGAAAACCGACCGCAAAATCTTGATGCCGTATATCACCGGCGGAGTTACTCCACAGTGGACTGACTATCTCCCGGCGATGGCCGAAGCCGGTGCGGACGCGATCGAAGTCGGCATCCCGTTCTCCGACCCGACTTTGGACGGCGTGACCATTCAGGAGGCTTCGAACGTCTCGCTCGCCAACGGAACGACTCCGCAGAGCGTCCTCAATGAACTGTCAGAGACCACAGTGGACGTTCCGATCATAGTGAGCACTTACGCCAACCTGGCCGTCCGCAAGGGTTTCTGCGCTGACCTGAAAGCAGCCGGAGTCGAGGGCCTGATCGTGCCGGATCTTCCGCTAGAGGAAATGCCCGCGATCGAGGAGGGAATCGACCTGGCACTCCTGGTCTCCCCCGCGACCCCACCCGAGCGGGCACAAGAGATCGTCGCGCGGAGCCGAGGTTTCGTTTACGCCGTCTCGTCCATGAGCACCACCGGCGAACGCGACCACCTGCCCGCCTCCGCGATCGACCTCGCCACCCGACTGAAGGACGCTACCGGCCTGCCGGTCCTCGTCGGCTTCGGCATCTCCCAACCCGCGCACGCCGCCGAGGCCGCGCGGGTGGCCGACGGCGTGATCGTCGGCGCGGCGATCATGCGCCGGGTGCTCGACGGCGCTGGTCCGGCGCGGGTCGGCGAGTACGTCGCGACCCTGCGCGCCGCGCTGGACTAG
- the trpB gene encoding tryptophan synthase subunit beta, protein MPMRTPTQKGRFGEYGGRWVPESLVPACLEVADAFEKAWVDPGFREQLQTMLARHVGRPTPLTPAERLSAELGVSVVLKREDLTHTGSHKINNAVGQALLARRMGKQRLIAETGAGMHGVATATAGALLDLPVTVFMGEQDVERQSHNVFRMRYLGAEVVPVRSGSRTLKDATSEAMRHWVSSTEEAHYCLGSVVGPHPYPWMVREFQRVIGDEAREQYAATPDFVVACVGGGSNAAGTFAGFADTSARLVGVEAIGGSGATFGQAGVLHGSRSLFLQDEHGQILEAHSIAAGLDYPGVGPEHAHLRDLGRAQYVAVNDEAAVAAASQLARTEGIIPALESAHALAWVAEAAGTPDLPAGSTVLLTLSGRGDKDIATLIARSEESRA, encoded by the coding sequence ATGCCCATGCGCACCCCGACCCAGAAAGGACGCTTCGGGGAGTACGGCGGGCGCTGGGTGCCGGAATCCCTGGTGCCCGCCTGCCTCGAAGTCGCCGACGCGTTCGAGAAAGCCTGGGTCGACCCCGGCTTCCGCGAGCAGCTCCAGACGATGCTCGCCCGGCACGTCGGCCGGCCCACGCCGCTGACGCCCGCCGAGCGGTTGTCCGCCGAACTCGGCGTCAGCGTCGTGCTCAAGCGGGAAGACCTCACGCACACCGGATCGCACAAGATCAACAACGCGGTCGGCCAGGCGCTGCTCGCGCGGCGGATGGGCAAGCAGCGGCTGATCGCCGAGACCGGGGCCGGGATGCACGGCGTCGCGACGGCCACCGCGGGCGCGCTGCTCGACCTTCCGGTCACGGTGTTCATGGGCGAGCAGGACGTCGAACGCCAGTCGCACAACGTGTTCCGCATGCGCTACCTCGGCGCGGAGGTCGTACCGGTCCGCAGCGGCAGCCGGACGCTCAAAGACGCGACCAGCGAGGCGATGCGGCATTGGGTCAGCTCGACCGAGGAAGCGCACTACTGCCTCGGCTCGGTCGTCGGGCCGCATCCGTATCCGTGGATGGTGCGGGAATTCCAGCGCGTGATCGGCGACGAAGCCCGCGAGCAGTACGCGGCGACTCCGGATTTCGTCGTCGCGTGCGTCGGCGGCGGGTCCAACGCGGCGGGCACCTTCGCGGGATTCGCCGACACCAGCGCGCGGCTGGTCGGGGTGGAGGCGATCGGCGGATCGGGCGCGACGTTTGGCCAAGCCGGGGTCCTGCACGGTTCGCGGTCGCTGTTCCTGCAGGACGAGCACGGACAGATCCTCGAAGCCCACTCGATCGCGGCTGGCCTCGACTACCCGGGCGTCGGACCGGAACACGCGCACCTGCGCGATCTCGGCCGGGCCCAGTACGTCGCGGTCAACGACGAAGCAGCAGTCGCCGCGGCCTCGCAATTGGCTCGCACCGAGGGAATCATCCCGGCGCTCGAATCCGCGCACGCGCTCGCCTGGGTGGCCGAAGCCGCTGGTACGCCGGATCTTCCGGCGGGCTCGACGGTGCTGCTCACCCTGTCCGGCCGCGGCGACAAGGACATCGCCACGCTCATCGCCCGCTCCGAGGAGTCCCGCGCATGA
- a CDS encoding maleylpyruvate isomerase family mycothiol-dependent enzyme: MTTTWPQIHAERSALADDLAELSDDRWSTPSLCAGLSVREVLAHLTAGASLTPLRWMAGVLRCRFDFDRQVAMRLAEHLGASPADTLARFRRVVASTTKPPLPVVAMLGEIVVHGEDIRRPLGIRREHPRDILTTVARYYLGSDLVVLAKGRVQGLRLEATDSDFSGGSGPLVTGPTLALIMAMTGRSRFLDDMDGDGVEVLRQR; this comes from the coding sequence ATGACCACTACCTGGCCGCAGATCCACGCCGAACGCTCCGCGCTGGCTGACGACCTCGCCGAACTGTCCGACGACCGATGGAGCACGCCTTCGCTGTGCGCCGGGCTCTCCGTCCGCGAGGTGCTGGCCCACCTCACCGCGGGCGCGTCGCTCACGCCGTTGCGCTGGATGGCGGGCGTGCTCCGCTGCCGGTTCGACTTCGATCGGCAGGTCGCGATGCGATTGGCCGAGCACCTCGGTGCCAGCCCGGCCGACACGCTGGCCCGCTTCCGCCGGGTCGTCGCCAGCACGACCAAACCGCCGTTGCCGGTCGTCGCGATGCTGGGCGAGATCGTCGTGCACGGCGAGGACATCCGCCGCCCGCTCGGGATCCGCCGTGAACACCCAAGAGACATCCTCACCACGGTGGCCCGCTACTACCTCGGCTCCGACCTCGTCGTGCTCGCCAAAGGACGCGTCCAAGGCCTCCGTCTCGAGGCGACCGACAGTGACTTTTCCGGCGGCTCGGGACCACTCGTGACCGGGCCGACGCTCGCGCTGATCATGGCGATGACCGGCCGTTCCCGGTTCCTCGACGACATGGACGGCGACGGCGTCGAGGTCCTGCGGCAGCGCTGA
- a CDS encoding sigma-70 family RNA polymerase sigma factor, producing MGEFSSEAEFTRAVAPLRAELRAHCYRMLGSIHDADDAVQEALLRAWRGLPGFEGRSALRTWLYTVATRTCLNLIEQRGRRALPIDLGPSSEQVVLEAPRTDVAWLGPCPDFPAASYEEREAVELAFVAACRHLPGNQRAALLLFDVLGFSAAEIATMMETSVTSVNSALARARRTISAHVPARTQQQTLRTLGDARLQELVTGFATALTSGDVDALVRLLTEDVTWSMPPLPHWYRGRTAVVEFAYQVPMTRCPSWRFRLTSANAQPAVAFYLGGSATAAHEAWSITVLTVRGDRICDLTSFLGAEHFPAFGLPASVKP from the coding sequence GTGGGGGAATTTTCTTCCGAAGCCGAGTTCACCCGTGCGGTGGCCCCGTTGCGTGCGGAACTGCGTGCGCACTGTTACCGAATGCTCGGCTCGATCCACGATGCCGACGACGCCGTGCAGGAGGCTCTGCTGCGAGCGTGGCGCGGGCTGCCCGGGTTCGAGGGCCGCAGCGCGCTGCGCACCTGGCTGTACACAGTCGCGACGCGCACCTGCCTGAATCTCATTGAGCAGCGCGGCCGCCGCGCACTGCCGATCGACCTTGGCCCGTCGAGCGAGCAGGTCGTGCTCGAAGCTCCGCGCACCGACGTGGCCTGGCTGGGTCCGTGTCCCGATTTCCCCGCGGCCAGCTACGAAGAACGCGAGGCGGTCGAGTTGGCTTTCGTCGCCGCGTGCCGCCACCTGCCGGGCAATCAACGGGCGGCGCTCCTGCTGTTCGACGTCCTCGGGTTCTCCGCCGCCGAGATCGCCACGATGATGGAGACATCGGTGACCTCGGTGAACTCCGCCCTGGCCCGCGCCCGCCGGACCATCTCGGCGCACGTCCCCGCGCGCACTCAGCAACAAACCCTCCGCACGCTTGGCGATGCTCGCCTCCAAGAACTGGTGACCGGCTTCGCAACCGCTCTCACCAGCGGCGATGTCGACGCCCTGGTGCGCCTGCTGACCGAGGACGTCACCTGGTCGATGCCTCCGCTGCCGCATTGGTACCGCGGCCGCACCGCCGTGGTGGAGTTCGCCTATCAGGTGCCGATGACGCGATGCCCGAGCTGGCGGTTCCGGCTGACCAGCGCGAACGCCCAGCCCGCGGTCGCGTTCTACCTCGGCGGTTCGGCGACCGCCGCGCACGAGGCGTGGTCGATCACCGTCCTGACCGTGCGCGGCGACCGGATCTGCGACCTCACGTCGTTCCTCGGCGCCGAGCATTTCCCGGCCTTCGGACTGCCTGCCTCGGTCAAGCCTTAG
- a CDS encoding helix-turn-helix domain-containing protein encodes MDDDRALDAVGPRLRELRRKREVTLAELAAQTGIAASTLSRLESGNRRPTLEQLLPLARAHGVTLDELVDAPQTGDPRIHLRPISCADGMTILPLTRRPGGIQAYKFILPGQRKPQEPDPKTHEGYEWTYVLNGQLRLVLGEHDMTLSPGEAAEFDTRVPHWFGAASVEPVEYLCLIGRQGQRAHVRAAPKA; translated from the coding sequence ATGGACGACGACCGTGCGCTGGACGCAGTAGGCCCGAGGCTGCGCGAACTGCGCCGGAAACGGGAGGTCACACTGGCCGAACTCGCCGCACAGACCGGCATCGCGGCCAGCACGCTGTCCCGCCTGGAATCCGGCAACCGGCGGCCCACCCTGGAACAGCTGCTGCCGCTGGCCCGCGCACACGGCGTAACCCTCGACGAACTGGTCGACGCCCCGCAAACCGGCGACCCGCGCATCCACCTCCGCCCGATCAGCTGCGCCGACGGCATGACGATCCTGCCGTTGACGCGCCGCCCGGGCGGGATCCAGGCGTACAAATTCATCCTTCCCGGGCAACGGAAACCGCAAGAACCGGATCCCAAAACGCATGAGGGTTACGAGTGGACTTATGTCCTCAATGGACAGTTAAGGCTGGTTCTCGGTGAGCACGATATGACGCTTTCACCGGGCGAGGCAGCGGAATTCGACACCCGAGTGCCGCATTGGTTCGGTGCGGCGTCGGTGGAGCCGGTGGAGTATTTGTGTTTGATCGGACGGCAGGGCCAGCGTGCGCATGTGCGGGCGGCGCCTAAGGCTTGA
- a CDS encoding trans-aconitate 2-methyltransferase: MPHAFDQSYWDEHWAGAAGHAQLGPHPQLVEEAGKLPPGRALDAGCGEGNEAVWLAENGWQVTAVDLSEEVLRHARERSSAVEWVRADLLNWSPEGQFDLVTTHYVHAAGPLFERLAEWVAPGGTLLVVGHHHGEMHPPESTITVHDVGLDAAQWAITVAESRTRKVPGGELHDTILCARKVSSPSA; this comes from the coding sequence GTGCCGCACGCATTCGATCAGTCTTATTGGGACGAACACTGGGCAGGCGCCGCCGGGCACGCGCAGCTCGGACCGCATCCGCAGCTGGTCGAGGAGGCGGGGAAACTTCCGCCCGGGCGCGCGTTGGACGCTGGCTGCGGGGAAGGCAACGAGGCGGTCTGGCTGGCTGAGAACGGGTGGCAGGTGACGGCGGTCGACCTGTCGGAGGAGGTGCTGCGGCACGCGCGCGAACGGTCGAGCGCGGTCGAGTGGGTGCGTGCTGACCTGCTGAACTGGTCCCCGGAAGGCCAGTTCGACCTCGTCACGACCCATTACGTGCACGCTGCTGGTCCGCTGTTCGAGCGGTTGGCGGAGTGGGTCGCGCCGGGCGGGACGTTGCTGGTCGTCGGGCATCATCACGGGGAGATGCATCCGCCGGAGTCGACGATCACTGTCCACGACGTGGGGCTGGATGCTGCGCAATGGGCGATCACGGTCGCGGAGAGCCGGACGAGGAAGGTTCCGGGCGGGGAATTGCACGACACGATTCTCTGTGCCCGCAAGGTTTCTTCGCCGAGCGCGTAA